Proteins from a single region of Ensifer adhaerens:
- a CDS encoding peptidylprolyl isomerase, with the protein MKILHLAFAGALALASWTGTAIAQSADNFITITLKDGPVVVELRPDIAPKHVEQIKALAAAGEYDNVAFHRVIKGFMAQTGDVQYGDMENGYQPQAAGTGGSSRPDLPAEFSDVPFERGTVGMARSQDPNSANSQFFIMFAPGDFLNGQYTVVGKVVSGMENVDKIKLGDDANNGSVTDPDRMITVKVGK; encoded by the coding sequence ATGAAAATCCTCCACCTCGCTTTCGCCGGCGCCCTTGCGCTTGCCTCCTGGACGGGAACGGCGATCGCACAATCGGCCGACAACTTCATCACGATCACCCTCAAGGATGGGCCCGTGGTCGTTGAACTGCGTCCGGACATTGCTCCGAAGCACGTCGAGCAGATCAAGGCGCTTGCCGCCGCCGGCGAGTATGACAACGTTGCCTTCCACCGCGTGATCAAGGGCTTCATGGCCCAGACCGGCGACGTGCAGTATGGCGATATGGAAAACGGCTACCAGCCGCAGGCTGCCGGCACCGGCGGTTCTTCGCGGCCTGACCTGCCGGCCGAGTTTTCCGACGTTCCGTTCGAACGCGGCACGGTCGGGATGGCCCGCTCGCAGGACCCGAACAGCGCCAATTCGCAGTTCTTCATCATGTTCGCACCGGGCGACTTCCTGAACGGCCAGTACACCGTCGTCGGCAAGGTTGTTTCGGGTATGGAGAACGTCGACAAGATCAAGCTCGGCGACGACGCCAACAATGGTTCCGTCACCGATCCCGACCGCATGATCACCGTCAAGGTCGGCAAGTAA
- a CDS encoding ISNCY family transposase: MSCLIVMSQKELHRLELIQRIRGGSLSVVEAAELLRLSRSQVHRLLRAYDLAGGDGLVSKKRGRPSNRRHSEDFRNLVLDLVREHYVDFGPTLAAEKLIERHRVSVSKETLRQWMMEAGLWLSRRERKKRVFQPRRRRDCLGELVQIDGSLHWWFEGRGRKCALLVYIDDATGKLLHLRFAASENTFDYLHATKAYLQQWGKPIAFYSDKHGVFRSTHASEKDRTSGLTQFGRALYELNIDIICANTPQAKGRVERANQTLQDRLVKELRLRGIDTIAAANAYAPEFMADFNRRFGKAPRNPKDMHRPVAAHENLDGAMCRKEVRKLSNSLTLRYDKVMFILDPTDRAAALAGKKVVVCDYPDGRLEITDGQATLPYRTFDTLRSVHRPDVVENKRLDDMLSIVAELQAGREQQRSKAGPRRTGQTDHMFGIRDGSQGNGYQKRGTKPGRKTDFTQDPVVIAKRRQALAQLKAAE; this comes from the coding sequence ATGTCTTGTTTGATCGTCATGTCGCAGAAAGAATTGCATCGCCTTGAACTCATTCAGCGGATTCGCGGTGGCAGCCTGAGTGTCGTCGAGGCGGCCGAGTTGCTTCGTCTTAGCCGCAGTCAGGTCCACCGGCTGTTGCGGGCCTATGACCTGGCCGGCGGCGACGGACTGGTCTCGAAGAAGCGCGGCCGTCCGAGCAACCGGCGCCACAGCGAGGATTTCCGCAACCTGGTGCTCGACCTGGTGCGTGAGCATTACGTGGATTTCGGTCCGACCTTGGCGGCCGAGAAGCTGATCGAACGCCATCGGGTTTCCGTCAGCAAGGAGACGCTGCGTCAGTGGATGATGGAAGCCGGACTTTGGCTATCACGCCGGGAGCGTAAGAAACGGGTCTTCCAGCCGCGCCGGCGGCGCGATTGTTTGGGCGAACTGGTTCAGATCGACGGCTCGCTTCATTGGTGGTTCGAGGGCCGTGGCCGCAAATGCGCCCTGCTCGTCTATATCGACGATGCGACCGGCAAGCTTCTGCACTTACGCTTTGCGGCTTCAGAGAACACCTTTGACTATCTGCACGCGACGAAGGCCTATTTGCAGCAATGGGGCAAGCCGATTGCGTTCTACAGCGACAAGCACGGCGTTTTTCGCAGCACGCATGCGTCGGAGAAGGACCGCACGAGCGGTCTGACGCAATTCGGTCGGGCGCTTTATGAGCTCAACATCGACATCATCTGCGCCAACACTCCTCAGGCGAAAGGCCGTGTGGAGCGCGCCAACCAGACGCTGCAGGATCGGCTGGTGAAGGAATTGCGGCTGCGCGGCATCGACACGATCGCGGCGGCCAATGCCTATGCGCCGGAGTTCATGGCCGACTTCAATCGCCGCTTTGGCAAGGCGCCGCGCAATCCGAAGGACATGCATCGGCCGGTTGCCGCGCATGAGAACCTCGATGGTGCGATGTGCCGCAAGGAGGTTCGGAAGCTGTCGAATTCGTTGACGCTGCGCTATGACAAGGTGATGTTCATTCTCGATCCGACAGATCGCGCAGCGGCGCTGGCTGGCAAGAAGGTTGTGGTTTGCGACTATCCCGACGGACGCCTGGAGATCACAGACGGGCAAGCCACCCTGCCCTACAGGACGTTCGACACGTTACGGTCCGTGCATCGCCCTGATGTGGTCGAGAACAAACGGCTGGATGACATGCTTTCGATCGTCGCTGAGCTGCAGGCCGGCCGAGAGCAACAACGCAGCAAAGCCGGTCCGCGTCGGACTGGGCAAACGGATCATATGTTCGGCATTCGCGATGGCAGCCAAGGCAATGGCTATCAGAAGCGTGGCACCAAGCCAGGACGGAAGACCGATTTTACCCAGGATCCTGTGGTTATCGCAAAGCGGCGGCAAGCCCTTGCGCAGCTGAAAGCGGCGGAGTGA
- a CDS encoding MBL fold metallo-hydrolase, with translation MAFRRAFTILGCGSSPGVPRITGDWGACNPENPRNRRLRAALLVEQIAPDGGKTTVVIDTGPDFRAQMVAAQVRHIDAVLYTHSHADHLHGIDDLRGYVIENRRRVPIWADAYTMGRIREGFGYCLESPPGSGYPPIVEPRIIPDDLSPVVITGAGGPIAFQPLMQFHGNIHSLGFRIGDFAYCSDVSDFPAETVAKLDGLDLLVIDTLQYKFHPSHLSLVQSLGWIARLQPKRAVLTHMHVPLDYDTVQNETPDHIEPAYDMMRLEFDVADAALAGSA, from the coding sequence GTGGCGTTCCGGCGCGCCTTCACCATTCTCGGCTGCGGCTCGTCGCCGGGCGTGCCGCGCATCACCGGTGACTGGGGTGCCTGCAATCCCGAAAACCCTAGGAATCGGCGCTTGCGCGCGGCACTGCTCGTCGAGCAGATCGCGCCGGATGGCGGTAAGACAACTGTGGTCATCGACACCGGGCCGGATTTTCGCGCCCAGATGGTTGCCGCACAAGTCCGTCACATCGATGCGGTGCTCTACACCCACTCCCATGCCGACCATCTGCACGGCATCGACGATCTGCGCGGTTACGTCATTGAAAACCGCAGGCGGGTGCCGATCTGGGCCGACGCCTACACGATGGGGCGCATCCGCGAGGGTTTTGGCTATTGCCTGGAATCACCGCCAGGCAGCGGATATCCGCCGATCGTCGAGCCGCGGATCATTCCCGACGATCTGTCGCCCGTCGTGATCACCGGGGCTGGCGGGCCAATCGCGTTCCAGCCGCTGATGCAGTTTCACGGCAACATCCATTCGCTCGGCTTCCGCATCGGCGATTTTGCCTATTGCAGCGATGTCAGCGACTTTCCTGCCGAAACCGTCGCCAAGCTCGACGGTCTCGATCTGCTGGTGATTGACACCTTGCAGTACAAGTTCCACCCCAGCCATCTGTCACTGGTGCAGTCGCTCGGCTGGATCGCCAGGCTACAGCCGAAGCGGGCGGTGCTGACGCACATGCATGTGCCGCTGGACTACGACACGGTTCAGAACGAAACCCCCGATCACATCGAACCGGCCTACGACATGATGCGGCTCGAGTTCGATGTTGCAGATGCGGCGCTCGCCGGAAGCGCGTAA
- a CDS encoding peptidylprolyl isomerase: protein MAEIKDPENTIILETTKGKVVIELLPDVAPGHVARIKELAREGAYDGVVFHRVIEDFMAQTGDVQYGKTGGEHFNPARAGMGGSSKPDLKAEFSNVSHIRGTCSMARSQMPNSANSQFFICFTDAPWLNKQYSVWGQVIEGMDNIDKIKRGEPVRDPDSIVTMRVAADA from the coding sequence ATGGCCGAGATCAAGGATCCGGAAAACACGATCATCCTGGAGACCACCAAGGGCAAGGTCGTCATCGAGCTTCTGCCTGACGTCGCTCCGGGGCATGTCGCCCGCATCAAGGAGCTGGCTCGTGAAGGCGCCTATGACGGCGTGGTGTTCCACCGCGTGATCGAGGACTTCATGGCGCAGACCGGCGACGTCCAGTACGGCAAGACCGGCGGCGAGCACTTCAACCCGGCGCGCGCCGGCATGGGCGGCTCCTCCAAGCCGGATCTGAAGGCCGAATTCTCGAATGTCAGCCACATTCGCGGCACCTGCTCGATGGCTCGCAGCCAGATGCCAAACTCTGCGAACTCGCAGTTCTTCATCTGCTTCACCGATGCACCGTGGCTCAACAAGCAGTACTCGGTCTGGGGCCAGGTCATCGAGGGCATGGACAACATCGACAAGATCAAGCGCGGCGAGCCGGTGCGCGATCCTGATTCGATCGTCACGATGCGGGTTGCCGCAGACGCCTGA
- a CDS encoding DUF4864 domain-containing protein produces the protein MFRTFAVALGLAAQLAGPSISRAEEPVDTARAIIQEQIAAFLHDDAETAYSFASPEIRGKFPDKATFFDMVKRGYQPVYRPGNFAFGRSKVVGDQVIQEVLISAPDGKDWTAIYQLVKQPDGSYKINAVMMLQSAPGPAI, from the coding sequence ATGTTCAGGACTTTTGCTGTTGCCCTCGGTCTGGCGGCTCAACTGGCAGGGCCGAGCATTTCGCGTGCGGAAGAACCTGTCGATACGGCGCGCGCCATCATTCAGGAGCAGATTGCGGCCTTTCTGCATGATGACGCAGAAACCGCCTACTCCTTCGCCTCACCCGAGATCCGCGGCAAGTTCCCCGACAAGGCCACGTTTTTCGACATGGTCAAGCGCGGCTATCAGCCCGTCTATCGGCCCGGCAATTTCGCCTTTGGTCGATCGAAAGTGGTGGGCGACCAGGTGATCCAGGAGGTGCTGATCTCGGCACCCGATGGCAAGGACTGGACCGCGATCTACCAGCTCGTGAAGCAGCCGGACGGCAGCTACAAGATCAATGCCGTGATGATGCTGCAGTCGGCACCGGGGCCGGCGATCTGA
- a CDS encoding TatD family hydrolase — protein MLIDTHCHLDFPDFEAERDAIVARAHEAGVEQMITISTRVKRFETILAIAEAYPNVFCSVGTHPHNADEELDITTEDLVRLSAHPKVVAIGEAGLDYFYDNAPRDAQAEGLRRHIAAARETGLPLVIHSRSADEHMAAILTEESGKGAFPFLLHCFSSGPELARIGVELGGYVSFSGILTFPKSEELREIAKTVPHDRMIVETDAPYLAPKPFRGKRNEPAYVAHTAAVLAETIGVSTEQIAAITTENAFRIFSKMPRL, from the coding sequence ATGCTGATCGATACCCATTGTCATCTGGATTTTCCCGATTTCGAAGCGGAGCGTGACGCGATTGTCGCGCGGGCGCATGAGGCGGGTGTCGAGCAGATGATCACGATCTCGACCCGCGTGAAGCGGTTCGAGACGATCCTTGCGATCGCCGAAGCCTATCCGAACGTCTTCTGCTCCGTCGGCACCCATCCGCACAATGCGGATGAGGAGCTGGACATCACGACGGAAGATCTTGTGCGGCTTTCAGCGCATCCGAAGGTGGTTGCGATCGGCGAGGCAGGGCTCGACTATTTCTACGACAACGCGCCGCGCGACGCCCAGGCCGAAGGCCTGCGTCGTCATATTGCTGCGGCGCGCGAAACCGGTCTGCCGCTCGTCATTCACAGCCGCTCGGCCGATGAGCACATGGCGGCGATCCTGACCGAAGAATCAGGGAAGGGGGCCTTCCCTTTCCTTCTGCACTGCTTCTCGTCGGGCCCCGAGCTCGCCCGCATCGGCGTCGAGCTCGGCGGCTACGTCTCGTTCTCCGGTATTCTGACCTTCCCGAAATCCGAGGAGCTGCGCGAGATCGCCAAGACCGTGCCGCACGACCGGATGATCGTCGAGACGGACGCGCCTTATCTGGCGCCGAAGCCGTTCCGCGGTAAGCGCAACGAGCCGGCCTATGTCGCCCACACGGCCGCGGTGCTTGCCGAGACGATCGGCGTCAGCACGGAGCAAATCGCAGCGATCACCACGGAAAATGCCTTCCGCATCTTCTCCAAGATGCCGAGGCTCTGA
- a CDS encoding MATE family efflux transporter, with product MLTANPSPTNVTTDNSWRTHYRASFYLGVPFIGAQLAQLAINTTDVLMVGKLGATELAAIILATQMYFTVYVFGNGFANAVVPMAAQAVGRGDKVSVRRSVRMGMWVVLLYGVLTAPVLWMAEPILLFAGQQPKVAALAGEYIRIAQWAIFPGLIFMVLRAFLSGLERAGIILYVTLATLVLNAVLCYVLIYGHFGFPQLGIFGAAVAALGVAVLGAALTIGYIKSKPELNQYELFVRFWRPDWVAFREVVFLGIPISLTILAEVSLFTVASLLMGTIGTVELAAHGIALQFASIAFMIPLGLAQAATVRVGLAYGRGDLLGVRRAAIASLVLGAGFAIVGSAIFAFFPSELAALYLDTERPDAGAVLAFAAPLIVIAGAFQLVDGMQAIAAGMLRGLKDTKVPMLLALISYWPIGFVCAWAFAFPFNFGGIGVWFGFVLGLAAAAVLLNWRFFRMINALAAKTARSSRAQ from the coding sequence ATGCTGACCGCGAATCCGAGCCCCACGAATGTGACGACCGACAACTCCTGGCGGACGCATTATCGCGCCAGCTTCTATCTCGGCGTACCGTTCATCGGCGCCCAGCTGGCGCAGCTCGCCATCAACACCACAGACGTGCTGATGGTCGGCAAGCTCGGGGCCACCGAACTTGCGGCGATCATCCTGGCGACCCAGATGTATTTCACCGTCTATGTTTTCGGCAATGGCTTTGCCAACGCGGTGGTTCCGATGGCAGCCCAGGCGGTCGGCCGTGGGGACAAGGTCTCGGTGCGCCGTTCCGTACGCATGGGCATGTGGGTCGTGCTGCTCTATGGCGTCCTGACCGCGCCGGTGCTCTGGATGGCCGAGCCGATCCTGCTTTTCGCCGGGCAGCAGCCGAAGGTCGCGGCGCTTGCCGGCGAGTACATCCGCATTGCGCAGTGGGCGATCTTTCCCGGCCTGATCTTCATGGTGCTAAGGGCTTTCCTCAGCGGGCTGGAGCGGGCAGGGATCATTCTCTACGTGACGCTGGCGACGCTCGTGCTCAATGCGGTGCTTTGCTACGTCCTGATCTATGGTCATTTCGGCTTCCCGCAGCTCGGCATATTCGGGGCAGCGGTGGCTGCTCTCGGCGTTGCCGTTCTCGGCGCGGCGCTGACGATCGGCTACATCAAGAGCAAACCCGAGCTTAACCAGTACGAACTGTTCGTCCGCTTCTGGCGACCGGATTGGGTTGCGTTCCGCGAAGTCGTCTTTCTCGGCATTCCGATCTCGCTGACGATCCTCGCCGAGGTCAGCCTGTTTACCGTTGCGTCGCTGCTGATGGGCACGATCGGTACGGTCGAACTGGCGGCGCACGGCATCGCCCTGCAGTTCGCCTCGATCGCCTTCATGATCCCGCTGGGGCTTGCGCAGGCTGCGACGGTGCGCGTCGGCCTTGCCTATGGCCGCGGCGATCTCTTGGGCGTCCGCCGCGCGGCGATAGCATCCCTCGTGCTTGGCGCCGGCTTTGCCATCGTCGGCAGTGCGATCTTTGCGTTCTTCCCGAGCGAGCTCGCCGCCCTTTATCTCGACACCGAGCGGCCGGACGCGGGCGCAGTTCTTGCCTTTGCCGCACCGCTCATCGTCATTGCCGGCGCGTTCCAGCTCGTCGACGGCATGCAGGCGATCGCGGCCGGCATGCTGCGCGGACTGAAGGATACCAAGGTGCCGATGCTGCTGGCGTTGATTTCCTATTGGCCGATCGGCTTCGTCTGCGCCTGGGCCTTTGCGTTCCCGTTCAATTTCGGCGGGATCGGCGTCTGGTTCGGGTTCGTCCTTGGTCTTGCCGCGGCGGCGGTGCTGTTGAACTGGCGCTTCTTCCGAATGATCAACGCGCTTGCAGCAAAGACTGCCCGATCATCCCGGGCGCAGTAA
- the tgt gene encoding tRNA guanosine(34) transglycosylase Tgt, whose amino-acid sequence MTETFQFKLHKTDGKARRGEVSMPRGTIRTPAFMPVGTVGTVKAMYLDQVKDLGADIILGNTYHLMLRPGAERVARLGGLHGLIRWQGPILTDSGGFQVMSLAGLRKLDEQGVTFKSHVDGALFHMSPERSIEIQGLLDSDIQMQLDECVALPAEPKEIERAMEMSLRWAERCKVAFGDQPGKAMFGIVQGGDIPKLRERSAESLKGLDLKGYAVGGLAVGEPQEVMLRMLDITCPIMPVDKPRYLMGVGTPDDILRSVAEGIDMFDCVMPTRSGRHGLAFTRHGRINLRNARHAEDMRPLDEQSSCPATRDYSRAYLHHLIRSNESLGGMLLSWNNLAYYQELMAGIRLAIEEGRFADFMAETQETWRRGDLPPV is encoded by the coding sequence ATGACCGAAACCTTCCAGTTCAAGCTTCACAAGACCGATGGCAAGGCGCGTCGCGGCGAGGTTTCGATGCCGCGCGGCACAATCCGCACGCCGGCCTTCATGCCGGTCGGCACGGTCGGCACGGTCAAGGCGATGTATCTCGACCAGGTCAAGGATCTCGGGGCCGATATCATTCTCGGCAACACCTACCATCTGATGCTGCGCCCCGGCGCCGAGCGCGTGGCGCGGCTTGGCGGCCTGCACGGCCTGATCCGCTGGCAGGGGCCGATCCTCACCGATTCGGGCGGATTCCAGGTGATGTCGCTTGCCGGCCTGCGCAAGCTCGACGAGCAGGGCGTCACCTTCAAGAGCCATGTCGACGGCGCGCTCTTCCACATGTCACCTGAACGTTCGATCGAGATTCAGGGGCTTCTCGACAGCGATATCCAGATGCAGCTCGACGAATGCGTGGCGCTGCCGGCAGAGCCGAAGGAGATCGAGCGCGCGATGGAAATGTCGCTGCGCTGGGCCGAGCGCTGCAAGGTCGCCTTCGGCGACCAGCCGGGCAAGGCGATGTTCGGCATCGTGCAGGGCGGCGACATCCCGAAGCTGCGCGAGCGTTCGGCCGAATCGCTGAAGGGGCTGGACCTCAAGGGCTATGCGGTCGGCGGTCTTGCCGTCGGAGAGCCGCAGGAAGTGATGCTGCGCATGCTGGACATTACCTGCCCGATCATGCCGGTCGACAAGCCGCGCTACCTCATGGGCGTCGGCACGCCAGACGATATCCTGCGGTCGGTTGCCGAGGGCATCGACATGTTCGACTGCGTGATGCCGACCCGATCAGGGCGCCATGGTCTCGCGTTCACGCGCCACGGCCGCATCAACCTGCGCAATGCGCGGCACGCCGAAGACATGCGCCCGCTCGACGAACAATCCTCGTGCCCGGCGACGCGTGACTATTCGCGCGCCTACCTGCACCACCTGATCCGCTCGAACGAGTCGCTTGGCGGCATGCTCTTGAGCTGGAACAATCTCGCTTACTATCAGGAATTGATGGCCGGCATCCGTCTGGCGATCGAAGAAGGCCGCTTTGCCGACTTCATGGCCGAAACCCAGGAGACCTGGCGGCGAGGGGATCTGCCGCCGGTCTGA
- the coaD gene encoding pantetheine-phosphate adenylyltransferase — protein sequence MTTAFYPGSFDPMTNGHLDVLVQALNVAAKVIVAIGIHPGKAPLFSFDERAELIRQSLKEFLPDRAGDIDVVSFDNLVVDAAREHGAKLLVRGLRDGTDLDYEMQMAGMNRQMAPDIQTLFLPAGTASRPITATLVRQIAAMGGDVSAFVPAAVYRALQAKRRA from the coding sequence ATGACCACGGCATTTTATCCCGGCTCCTTCGATCCGATGACGAACGGCCACCTCGACGTGCTCGTGCAGGCGCTGAATGTGGCGGCGAAGGTCATCGTCGCAATCGGCATCCACCCGGGGAAGGCGCCGCTCTTTTCTTTCGACGAACGCGCCGAGCTCATCCGTCAGTCGCTCAAGGAATTTCTGCCGGACAGGGCAGGCGACATCGATGTCGTCTCCTTCGACAATCTGGTCGTCGACGCGGCGCGCGAGCACGGTGCGAAACTGCTGGTGCGCGGGCTTCGCGACGGCACGGACCTCGACTACGAAATGCAGATGGCCGGGATGAACCGGCAGATGGCCCCCGATATCCAGACGCTATTCTTGCCCGCAGGCACCGCATCGCGGCCCATTACGGCCACATTGGTCCGCCAGATCGCCGCCATGGGCGGTGACGTCAGCGCCTTCGTGCCCGCGGCCGTTTACCGAGCACTGCAGGCCAAACGCCGCGCTTGA
- a CDS encoding IS30 family transposase codes for MRRTYSQIDMDERRRIARWRAAGLSATVIAEKLGRHRSTIFRELSRNAFDDVQMPELSGYYCVTANEMARERRAKLRKLARFAHVRRSVIERIMHGWSPQQIAGRMRLERHPISVSYETIYKFAYSADGLAIKLWRHLPERRARRRPRHARRRYGRRFSPELNILHRPDAVGERKQFGHWECDLIQFRKKFGKANVTSLVERVSRFAVFLRNNDRQSKPIMDGLIQALQSLPHLARRSITFDRGTEFSEWPYLQAGIGTQTWFCDPQSPWQKGTVENTNRRARKWLSREVDPLSITDGDLKDICDRLNSTPRKCLGYRTPAEVFRKKLLAQMRRVG; via the coding sequence ATGAGACGCACCTACTCCCAAATCGATATGGATGAACGTCGTAGGATCGCCCGGTGGCGAGCGGCTGGCCTTAGTGCCACTGTGATCGCCGAGAAGCTTGGGCGGCATCGCTCGACGATTTTCCGGGAACTCAGCCGCAATGCTTTCGACGATGTGCAAATGCCGGAGCTCAGCGGCTACTACTGTGTCACGGCCAACGAGATGGCTCGTGAGCGCAGAGCCAAGCTGCGCAAGCTTGCTCGGTTTGCGCATGTGCGCCGATCAGTGATCGAGCGGATCATGCATGGCTGGTCGCCGCAGCAGATCGCCGGCCGCATGCGGCTTGAGCGTCATCCGATTTCCGTCAGCTACGAGACGATCTACAAATTCGCCTATTCCGCAGACGGCCTTGCCATCAAGCTGTGGCGGCATCTGCCGGAACGTCGCGCGAGACGTCGACCGCGGCATGCCAGGCGGCGCTACGGCCGCCGTTTCAGCCCGGAACTCAACATTCTCCATCGTCCTGACGCGGTCGGCGAGCGCAAGCAGTTCGGTCATTGGGAGTGCGATCTCATTCAATTTCGCAAGAAGTTCGGCAAGGCCAATGTGACGTCGCTGGTCGAGCGTGTCAGCCGCTTTGCGGTCTTCCTGCGCAACAACGACCGGCAATCGAAGCCGATCATGGACGGGCTGATCCAGGCGCTGCAGTCCCTGCCCCATCTCGCCCGCCGGTCGATTACCTTTGACCGTGGGACCGAATTCAGCGAATGGCCGTATCTCCAGGCTGGCATCGGAACGCAGACATGGTTCTGCGACCCGCAGTCGCCGTGGCAGAAAGGCACGGTTGAGAACACCAATCGCCGTGCTCGCAAATGGCTTTCGAGAGAGGTGGATCCTCTATCGATCACCGACGGTGACCTGAAGGACATTTGCGATCGGCTTAACTCGACGCCCCGAAAGTGCCTCGGCTATCGAACGCCCGCGGAAGTCTTCCGCAAGAAACTGCTCGCGCAAATGCGACGTGTCGGTTAG
- the queA gene encoding tRNA preQ1(34) S-adenosylmethionine ribosyltransferase-isomerase QueA: protein MRVDLFDFDLPETSIALRPASPRDSARMLVVRPDGPQVLGDQGVLDLPSFLKEGDALVFNDTKVIPAQLEGIRHRGEDITTPVSVTLHMRTAPDCWKAFARPARRLKVGDRIAFGHGGSSCLLGTLDATVLGKGDAGEVTLRFDLSGPSLDEAIMAVGHIPLPPYIASKRAEDVQDRADYQTMYAREEGAVAAPTAGLHFTDRLFAKLDEVGVEKHFVTLHVGAGTFLPVKADDTDDHVMHQEIGHVDARTAERLNAVKARGGRIVCVGTTSLRLIESATSEDGVVKPWSGPTGIFITPGYRFRAVDVLMTNFHLPKSTLFMLVSAFSGLDTMRAAYTHAIETGYRFYSYGDASLLFRKD from the coding sequence ATGCGCGTAGACCTGTTCGACTTCGATCTGCCGGAAACTTCGATTGCGCTCAGGCCAGCCAGCCCGCGCGACAGCGCCCGTATGCTTGTCGTTCGCCCTGATGGCCCACAGGTCCTTGGCGACCAGGGCGTGCTCGACCTGCCGTCGTTCCTGAAGGAAGGCGACGCGCTGGTGTTCAACGACACCAAGGTGATCCCGGCGCAGCTCGAAGGCATTCGCCATCGCGGCGAAGACATCACCACGCCCGTTTCGGTGACGCTGCACATGCGCACGGCCCCCGATTGCTGGAAGGCCTTTGCCCGCCCGGCGCGGCGCCTCAAGGTCGGCGACCGCATCGCCTTCGGCCACGGTGGTTCAAGCTGTTTGCTCGGAACGCTCGACGCAACGGTTCTGGGAAAGGGCGACGCCGGCGAAGTGACGCTGCGCTTCGACCTCTCGGGCCCGTCGCTCGACGAAGCGATCATGGCCGTCGGCCACATTCCCCTGCCGCCGTATATCGCGTCCAAACGGGCGGAGGATGTGCAGGACCGCGCCGACTACCAGACGATGTATGCCCGGGAGGAAGGCGCCGTTGCGGCACCCACCGCCGGCTTGCACTTTACAGACCGCCTGTTCGCCAAGCTGGACGAGGTTGGCGTTGAGAAGCATTTCGTGACCTTGCATGTCGGGGCGGGGACATTCCTGCCTGTCAAGGCGGACGACACCGACGACCACGTGATGCACCAGGAGATCGGCCACGTCGACGCCCGCACCGCCGAAAGGCTCAATGCCGTCAAGGCGAGGGGCGGCCGCATCGTCTGCGTTGGCACCACATCGCTGCGTCTGATCGAGAGCGCGACGTCGGAAGACGGCGTCGTCAAGCCGTGGTCCGGACCGACCGGCATCTTCATCACGCCCGGCTACCGCTTCCGCGCCGTTGACGTGCTGATGACCAATTTTCACCTGCCGAAATCGACGCTGTTCATGCTGGTTTCGGCCTTCTCTGGCCTGGACACGATGCGCGCGGCCTACACGCATGCGATCGAGACCGGCTACCGCTTCTATTCCTATGGCGACGCCAGCCTGCTTTTCCGGAAAGACTAG
- a CDS encoding phosphoribosylaminoimidazolesuccinocarboxamide synthase, which yields MRVLSDAFIPELPNRYKGKVRENYDLPDGNRIIIATDRLSAFDVILTSIPNKGHVLTQTARYWFEETADICPNHVVSYPDPNVVIGKRLDILPVEVVVRGYLAGTTSTSILTKYRNGEREMYGITLPDGMRDNEKLPQPIITPTSKAFDGGHDEPLSAEAILEQGLLTQEQLDTVWQYALALFARGQQRAAERGLILVDTKYEFGTDENGRIILADEIHTPDSSRYWIADSYQQSFERGERPKSFDKDFVRAWVTERCDPYKDPIPEIPVDLVEQTSAVYIEAFEKITGQRFVPDLSGATVLDRIRANLAPYFSK from the coding sequence TTGCGCGTTCTTTCAGATGCTTTCATTCCGGAACTGCCAAACCGCTACAAAGGCAAGGTTCGCGAAAATTACGATCTGCCCGATGGCAACCGCATCATCATCGCCACCGATCGCCTCAGCGCCTTCGACGTCATCCTGACGTCGATCCCGAACAAGGGTCATGTGCTAACCCAGACCGCGCGCTACTGGTTCGAGGAAACCGCCGACATCTGCCCGAACCACGTCGTCAGCTATCCGGACCCGAACGTCGTCATCGGCAAGCGGCTCGACATCCTGCCGGTCGAGGTCGTCGTGCGCGGTTATCTCGCCGGAACGACCAGCACCTCGATCCTGACGAAGTATCGCAACGGCGAGCGTGAGATGTACGGCATCACCTTGCCGGACGGCATGCGCGACAATGAGAAGCTGCCTCAGCCGATCATCACGCCCACCAGCAAGGCGTTCGATGGCGGCCATGACGAGCCGCTCTCGGCCGAAGCGATCCTCGAGCAAGGACTGCTGACGCAAGAGCAACTGGATACGGTCTGGCAATATGCGCTGGCTCTGTTCGCGCGTGGCCAGCAACGCGCCGCCGAGCGTGGCCTGATCCTCGTCGATACGAAGTATGAATTCGGCACCGACGAAAACGGCAGGATCATTCTTGCCGACGAGATCCACACGCCCGATAGCAGCCGCTACTGGATCGCCGATAGCTACCAGCAGAGCTTCGAACGCGGCGAACGCCCTAAGAGCTTCGACAAGGATTTCGTGCGCGCCTGGGTCACCGAGCGCTGCGATCCCTACAAGGATCCGATCCCGGAAATTCCTGTCGATCTCGTCGAGCAGACGTCGGCAGTCTATATCGAGGCTTTCGAAAAGATCACCGGTCAGCGCTTCGTTCCGGATCTTTCGGGCGCAACGGTGCTGGACCGTATCCGCGCCAATCTGGCGCCCTATTTTTCCAAATGA